The following nucleotide sequence is from Bacteroidota bacterium.
TACCCTGTACATTTCTTCTACCGCAGTTTTTTGTTCGTTTTTTGGAATATGATATAGAGTGTGCTGACAAAGTACCGAATCGCAAACACTCTCTTTTAAAGGTATATTAGTTATATCTGCACAAATATAAATGCCGTTCTTTTGGCCGAAATTATATTTTGCTTGTATAAGGGCATTCACTGAAATATCAGCACAAATACGAATTTCGAAGTTTTCAGATAGGTCAACATATTCTTTCAAACCTATTGGTCCGGAAGCAATATCAAGCAGATATTTTCCTTTAGGATTTAAATATTTCTGTGCCTTGGTGAATGAATTACGTATGTAATCACTAGAAACATCCCTGAAATCAACCCATTTTGGAGAGTCTTCAAATATTTTCAAACTATTTTTTGTGTCGTAATTTATTTCGTTATAGTATTTAAATACTCTTTCTTTGTCAAATGCCATTTTACCTCTTTTATCTTCACCTTTTCCAATAAATAAGGCATATACAGGTAATAAAAGAATAATTTCTTCAAAAACCGGATAAAAGTAGCTGCCGCTTTCATTAATAAAACCTTCGGTAATATTATCAATTTTCAAAAAATCAGAATCAAAGTTTCTAATTACCAAAGTAATATCCTCTTTAGAAATAGGCTTTAAACTTTCCTTGGTAATGGGACATTGTAATATTGAAAAATCGAAATCAATCATATTTTTTTTTGCAGGCAAATGTAATGTTAATATTAATCAAATGGTAGTGTGCTTTTTTCCTTTTCAAGTTTAATATTCAATAAACTAATTTCGCTATCATTCGCGATTTTAATAACAGTTTACAAGTGACGCACCTATGAAAACCTCTGAACTTTTCTTACACCCTGTACCGTACAGCGGGCACCAAAGGGAGTAAACCCTCATATACCATGTTAGCAAAATGAGCCTATTGTATTAGTTGATAATCTTTAATCAATAAATTCGAAGACAAATTCAAGCGTGTTGCCAATTTCCTTATCATTTCAACAGTCAATCTGCGTTTACGGTTCAGAATCTCAGAAACTCTACTTTTTCCACCAATCTCCGGAATCAAGTCTACTTGTTTAAGGTGCATCTCTTCCATTCGTATCTTAATCGCTTCTATCGGGTCAGGTGCGTCAATCGGATAATGTTTGTTTTCATAATTGTCAACCATTAATCCAAGTATTTCAAGCTCATCACTCTCTGGTGTACCAAGTTTTGCGTCAAAAATTTCTTCCAATCTTTTCAATGCATCTCGGTAATCCATCTCTGTTTTTATCGGTTTTAGTTCCATAATCACCAAATTTATATATTGTTAGCATCAATTTTATCATATTCAAAATGTGTCCCAATAAATCGTACAAATGCCAATTGGTGTTCGAAGTTGAATTTAATAACCAATCGATATGAATTGCCCTTAATATTAAAAACAATTCTGCTGTCTTTTAAAATACTTGCATTTGCATAGCTCTTTTTAACATCATTTGGTGTTTTCCATTCCGCACTCATAGCAGTATCAAACCAAGTCTTTAAATACTGTTCTGAATCAGGATGTTTCTCCCAAAACTCTCTCAATGTACTTTTTGCAAATATTCTTTTCATAGTTCGCAGTCTAAGAACAAAGCTAATATTAAATTCTCAAATTGAGAACTTATTTATGCAGATTGTTTCTTTTGGCATTTTGCCTAACTCTTGTGTATCTTTTTTCCCCTTCTCGATGTCATTGTCTTCTTAAAGTCCAGGCTAAAATTTTCCAGTATTACCGAAATACGATTAAAATCTAAACGTTTACAGCGTTTTCTTTTTCGGTAAGGTGCCCTAATTACCTAGCACCCATGTGGGGGGCATACTTCTCCCTCCCTTCGTTTGTTAATTTAATTTCCCCCCTTACAAAATAAACTACCTCCTTATTCCGTAATTTTACTGGCCGAGTTGTATTGTTTTAAATTGATTTTAAAATTGTTGCCATGATCAAATATCTTCTGAGCCTATCTTTTATGGTAATGTTTCTGCTTCCCTCCGGAGCACAATCTACCCTTTACCATAGTAACGACGATGCCACTTTTCGCGAAGCACTCGACCAATACGAAAAGGAAAAATATGCCACCGCACAAAAACTTTTCGAGCAGGCTTATGCACAATATTCGCCCAACACCGAGCTTAAAAGCCTTTCGCAGTTTTACATTGCCCAGTGCGCCATGCGCTTGTTCAATGCCGATGCCGAATTGCTTACCCTGCAGTTTATCCGCGAAAACCCAAAATCGGTTAAAGTAAACGATGCCTGGTTTAGCTTGGGAGGCTATTTCTATACTCTTAAAAATTGGAACAACTGTATTGATGCTTATGCCAAAGTCGATTTACCCCTATTAACCGACGAACAGCAGGCAGAACTTCATTTTAAAAAGGGATATAGTTATTTTGAAAAGAAAGACAACGAAGCGGCCAAAATTGCTTTTTACGAAATTAAAGAGGGCAAAACAAAGTTTGCTGCCCCCGCCCGTTACTATTCCGGCCATATTCATTACCTGGAGCAAAATTACCAGACTGCACTCAACGAGTTTTTAAAGATTACCAACGACGAAACTTTTGGCCCTATTGCCCCTTACTACATTGTGCAGATTTATTACATGCAGAAAAAATACCAGGAGATTATCGATTTTACGCCCGGCATTATGGAGAATGTCACCGAAAAGCGCAGGGCTGAAGTGGCCCGCATTACCGGCGAGGCTTATTTTAAGCTGGGGCAGTTCGAACCCTCCATCGACTATTTTAAGATATACATTCAGGAAAGCCCTTCGGCCGACGACGAGGCTGTCTACCAGCTGGCTTATGCTTATTACAAAATTGCCCAATACGATACCGCTGTTCCTTATTTCGAAAGGGTTTCGGTGGCCGAAAATGCACTGGGGCAAAATGCCAGCTATTACCTTGCGGGTTGTTACCTTCAGAAAGGCGAAAAAGAAAATGCCCGAAAGGCCTTTGCTTCTGCCATGCGTTCCGATTTCGATCCAGCTATTAAGCAGGATGCTTTGTTTAATTATGCCTTGCTCACCTACGAAATTGGTGGCGATCCGTTTAACGATGCCATCAGTGCTTTCGAGGAGTTTATCACTTTGTATCCGGAGTCGAAACGTATCGATGAGGCACGGCGCATGCTTATCCAGTCGTACCTGGGTGCCCGCAACTATCGCCAGGCTCTGGCTTCCATCGAAAGGGTTGAAATTAAAACCGACGAGCTGAAGGAAGCCTACCAACGTATAGCCTTTAACAGGGGTATCGAACTTTTTAACGTGCAGGAATATGCCCAGGCTGCGGAGATGTTCGAAAAAGCAGGGCTTTATACCGGTTACGACAGCCAGCGCGAAGCACGGGTGCATTACTGGCTGGGAGAATCGCTCTACCGCCTTGCAAAATACGAAGCCTCTGTGGCGGCTTATAAGAAATTTATGGCAGCTCCGGTAGCCCATACCACCGAAGAATACAAACTGGTGAATTACAGCCTGGGTTATGCCTATTATAAATTGAAAAATTACGCGGAAGCAGCCAAGTACTTTCGCCAATTTGCAGGAGAAAATACTGCAAAGGAATATACTGCCGATAGTTACCTGCGCGTGGCCGATTGCTATTTCATGCAGAAAAACTACACCCAGGCAGTCGATTTTTATCAGCGCTCGCTCGATGCCAGCACCCCATCGGCCGATTATGCCCTGTTGCAAAAGGGCATCAGCCTGGGACTGGCACAACGGGGTCTCGAAAAGATTGCGACACTTAAAATTCTTACCCGCGATTATTCCTCTTCCATCTATGCCGACGATGCCTATTACGAAATTGCCCAGGAGTACCTCAAGCTGCAGGATTCTCCCCAGGCTATCGAAGCGCTTGTGGCATTGTCTACAAATTATCCGCAAAGCAACCTGGCTGGAAAAGCGCTGGTTCAGGCTGGATTGTTGAATTACAATGCCGACCGCAACGATGAAGCTATCCGTTGTTACAAAAAAACGGTTACTACCTACAATGGCACCGAGGAGGCGCGCAATGCGCTTATCGGGCTTAAAAATATTTATGTCGACCTGGGCCGGGTCGATGAGTATGCCAGCTTTGTCGATGGTTTGGAAGGAAATGTTCCCAAACTATCTGTTGGCGAGAAGGATTCGCTCACTTTTCAGGCTGCCGAAAAACTTTACATGACCTCGAATTGCAACGAAGCCAAAGCAGCTTTCAGGCGTTACATCGATGCTTATCCCAACGGGGCTTACCTGCTAAAAGCTTATTTTTTCAGCGGCGATTGCCATTATCAGGCCCGGGAGTACGACCAGGCTTTTACCCAGTTTAGTTATGTGCTGAAACAAGCCCAAAACCTTTACACCGAGCAGGCACTATTAGGGTCTGCCCGTATAGAGGTAATTCGCAAGAACAACCAGAATGCCTTGCAGCTCTATCAAAGGCTTGCCGGAATGTCTTCCACAGAAGCAAACCTGAAAGAAGCGAAAAAATCGGTCATGCAGCTCAATTTTCAGATGGCCCAGTATGCTGAATCTGTGGAGTCGGCCAGCCAACTTTTAAGTTTATCCGGCTTGTCGACAGAAGAAAAACGTGAGGCTAATTTCATCAAGGCCCGCTCATTGCACGAAACCGGTCGCGAGGAATTGGCACTGGAGGCATACCGAGGCATTTCTTCCGAAGTGCTTAGTTACCAAGGTGCCGAATCGAAATTCCGTATCATCGAGATACTTTACAAACAAGGTAAATTAGATACAGCTGAAAAAGAAATAATTGCCTTTAGCGGCATGAGTACTTCACACGAATATTGGGTTGCCAGAAGTTTTATCACCTGGTCAGATATTTTTTCGGCACGTAAAAACTATTTCCAGGCCATCGAAACCCTGCAAAGCATTATCAACTATTACGAAAATTCGAACGATGGAATTCTGGAAATGGCCAAAGCCAAAAAGGCAGAAATTGAAAAAGCCAAGCTGGAAGCAGAGAAAAAGCCAGCTGAGCAGTCCATCGAAGTAAACATTGAAAAGTAAAAACACGCCGTATGGATTTTAAAAATAGTAGAATTTCACTGTTTGCTGGACTTATTATCCTGTCAGCAACAATTCAGGCACAGCAGCTCGATAAAGTAGTGGTGGTAGAAGGTGCCTATCAACCCGCTGTGGAGAAAGCAGAAAAAATCAATTCATCGCCGGTGTTTTCCGATACCATAGTGGTAAAACCCATTCTGAATTATTCGGTGCTGCCTTCGCGTATCGATGCCCGATACGAGATTAAACCCATTAAGCCTGCCAAATTGGTCGGTTCACCACTCGACCGCCTGTATCACAGCCGGGTAAGGTTGGGCATGGGTAACTATACCACCCCGCTGGCAGAATTCAGCATACAAAACCTGCGTTCGAAAGAATATTCTGTGGGGGCTTATGTGTACCATAAATCGTCGCATTCGAAATTGAAACTCGATAACGGGCATAAAGTGCCTGCCGGATATGGCATCAACAAAGTGAATTTGTATGGTAAAAGGTTTTACGAACAGGTAACCCTAGAGGGCGATCTGGGACTTCAATCTTTAAAGGGAAGATATTATGGCTACAATACAGCCAATTTTACCGATTCTCTGCCGGTAATGGACGAAAAAGATATCCGGCAATGGTATACCTCGCTTTATGCCAATGCAGGCATATATTCGATGCAAACCGACTCCAATGCTTTGCGCTATAATGTAAACCTTCATGCCGGTTATTTTAGCGACGATTATTCCAATAGCCAGAACCATATTAATACCAGGGGCCAACTGTCTTTTATGATAGAGTCTTTCCGGCTTACTCTCCATGCGCAGCATCATTATTTTCATTCGGTGCTCGATACCCTGCGCGGCAGCAACAAGGCCGTATTTCAGTTTCGGCCGGTGCTAAGCAAACAAGGCGACCAATGGAACATCGAGGTAGGTGCCAATACCTATCTGGTGAGCGACGACCAGTTTCGCGTTTATCCCGAAGCCCGTTTGGGTTTTGAGGTAATAGAAAATGTCATTGACGCTTATTTTGGATTCAACGGAAGTTTGGAGCTGAACCATTTCAGCAAAATTGCCGGTGAGAATCCCTATATCAAACCCGGATTGTATGTGGACGACACGCGGCATAAACTAACCGGCTATGGTGGAATTAACGGTCGCATCAGTTCGAAATCCGGCTTTCGGGTCGATTTGCAGATCGACTCGAAGAAGAACGATTACTTTTTTGTGAACGACACCACCTCTCTGCTCGAAAATCAATTTACAGTGGTCTACGACGACAACGATCACATGCGCCTGGGCGGCGAGCTCTGGTATTCGCCCTATACTTATCTCGACTTTTACCTGCGTGCTGCATACCACAGCTACAACCTGGAAGCAGAAGAAAAAGCCTGGCACAAACCGGGCAGTGAACTCAACTTTACTGCGCAATACAACTTCAAAGAAAAAATCTACGCTTCGGCCGATTTAATTTATACCGGTAAACGGTATGGCCGCAACAACAGCCAGAATTTTAGCACAATTGAGTTAAAACCTGTATGGGATATGAACCTGCGTTTCGAGTACAAATATTCTGATGTACTGAGTGGTTTCTTAAATTTTCACAATCTTTTTGCCCAACACTATTATTTGTGGAATAATTACCCGGCGCAAAGGTTCAATGCCATGCTGGGCTTCAGTTATAAATTCTAATCTTCCTGCCTAATCCGATGGTCTGAATTGCCCTGCTCCTTTCTTATAAGTGCAGGGCAATTTTTGGTTTTATGGCCAATGCTTTGTAGTAAAGGCTTCAGACTGGAGAGGAGTATTTCTGTAGAGAATTGTTTGGATGTTTGTGTTTCCTGGAGCCTTGGAGCTTTGGTGGCAAAAAAAAATAGCCACAAAGGCACCATGGCACAATGATAGGGTAAGGCCTGAATGCCAAACTAAACTTCCTCCATAAGAGTTTGTAAATCATTGAGCATTAGCCTTATGATCTGTTAATTCTTTGTTGATAAAACCAATAGTAAAATACTTGATAAATAGCCGATTAAGGTGCTTTTTTATTATCTTTGACCGGCCGGTAAAAGCTATCCGGAATGGGGGGGTGGCACATAGTCTTGCCAATACTTTCAATTCACAAAACGGCTGTTTTTTTAAGCTCTATTCCTTCAGGAATATGAGTATAACTTGATTTAACGAGGAGATAAAATGAGCGAAAATTCACTTTCAGAGCAGAATAAAGGAAAAAACCAGAACGATTATACGGCAAGCAGCATTCAGGTGCTCGAAGGCTTAGAGGCTGTTCGTAAACGCCCTGCCATGTACATTGGCGACATAGGCTTAAAAGGTTTGCACCACCTGGTTTACGAAGTAGTGGATAACTCCATCGACGAAGCCCTCGCCGGACATTGCAAATACATCGAAGTAATTATCAATACCGATAACTCCGTCACAGTTTCCGACGATGGCCGTGGTATTCCCGTCGATATGCACGAAAAAGAACAACGGTCGGCCCTCGAAGTGGTCATGACTGTATTGCATGCCGGCGGTAAATTCGACAAAGACTCGTATAAAGTTTCCGGAGGTTTGCACGGGGTAGGGGTATCGTGTGTCAATGCTC
It contains:
- a CDS encoding type II toxin-antitoxin system HigB family toxin — encoded protein: MKRIFAKSTLREFWEKHPDSEQYLKTWFDTAMSAEWKTPNDVKKSYANASILKDSRIVFNIKGNSYRLVIKFNFEHQLAFVRFIGTHFEYDKIDANNI
- a CDS encoding transcriptional regulator, coding for MELKPIKTEMDYRDALKRLEEIFDAKLGTPESDELEILGLMVDNYENKHYPIDAPDPIEAIKIRMEEMHLKQVDLIPEIGGKSRVSEILNRKRRLTVEMIRKLATRLNLSSNLLIKDYQLIQ
- a CDS encoding tetratricopeptide repeat protein, whose translation is MIKYLLSLSFMVMFLLPSGAQSTLYHSNDDATFREALDQYEKEKYATAQKLFEQAYAQYSPNTELKSLSQFYIAQCAMRLFNADAELLTLQFIRENPKSVKVNDAWFSLGGYFYTLKNWNNCIDAYAKVDLPLLTDEQQAELHFKKGYSYFEKKDNEAAKIAFYEIKEGKTKFAAPARYYSGHIHYLEQNYQTALNEFLKITNDETFGPIAPYYIVQIYYMQKKYQEIIDFTPGIMENVTEKRRAEVARITGEAYFKLGQFEPSIDYFKIYIQESPSADDEAVYQLAYAYYKIAQYDTAVPYFERVSVAENALGQNASYYLAGCYLQKGEKENARKAFASAMRSDFDPAIKQDALFNYALLTYEIGGDPFNDAISAFEEFITLYPESKRIDEARRMLIQSYLGARNYRQALASIERVEIKTDELKEAYQRIAFNRGIELFNVQEYAQAAEMFEKAGLYTGYDSQREARVHYWLGESLYRLAKYEASVAAYKKFMAAPVAHTTEEYKLVNYSLGYAYYKLKNYAEAAKYFRQFAGENTAKEYTADSYLRVADCYFMQKNYTQAVDFYQRSLDASTPSADYALLQKGISLGLAQRGLEKIATLKILTRDYSSSIYADDAYYEIAQEYLKLQDSPQAIEALVALSTNYPQSNLAGKALVQAGLLNYNADRNDEAIRCYKKTVTTYNGTEEARNALIGLKNIYVDLGRVDEYASFVDGLEGNVPKLSVGEKDSLTFQAAEKLYMTSNCNEAKAAFRRYIDAYPNGAYLLKAYFFSGDCHYQAREYDQAFTQFSYVLKQAQNLYTEQALLGSARIEVIRKNNQNALQLYQRLAGMSSTEANLKEAKKSVMQLNFQMAQYAESVESASQLLSLSGLSTEEKREANFIKARSLHETGREELALEAYRGISSEVLSYQGAESKFRIIEILYKQGKLDTAEKEIIAFSGMSTSHEYWVARSFITWSDIFSARKNYFQAIETLQSIINYYENSNDGILEMAKAKKAEIEKAKLEAEKKPAEQSIEVNIEK
- a CDS encoding class I SAM-dependent methyltransferase translates to MIDFDFSILQCPITKESLKPISKEDITLVIRNFDSDFLKIDNITEGFINESGSYFYPVFEEIILLLPVYALFIGKGEDKRGKMAFDKERVFKYYNEINYDTKNSLKIFEDSPKWVDFRDVSSDYIRNSFTKAQKYLNPKGKYLLDIASGPIGLKEYVDLSENFEIRICADISVNALIQAKYNFGQKNGIYICADITNIPLKESVCDSVLCQHTLYHIPKNEQKTAVEEMYRVTKPDCKIAIVYSLFYHSWFMNISLFPVQLYRIARHFAGKVYVTLFNSKPRLYFYPHSLGWFKRTFAFSSKMEFYCWRSTNKYFLDIYIHKKLGGKKILNWLRKSEDKYPKFWGKIGEYPLIAISKSSEIK